From the Solanum lycopersicum chromosome 10, SLM_r2.1 genome, one window contains:
- the LOC101267950 gene encoding protein ELC-like: MEPPNPQQFQQFLSSVLSQRGPAALPYAEDVKWLIRQHLLSLIDMYPSLQPKTASFTHNDGRTVNLLQAVGTVPMVYLDRTYNIPVIIWLMESYPRHPPLVFVNPTRDMVIKKPHPFVNPSGIVSIPYLQNWIYPSSNLVELVRNLSHFFGRDPPLYAKVQAHPSNPNPSPRPTPTPNPHPPPSTSFPNHSSPVGSYGIRPAIPPRPVQQPPYGAVKHDDPEEVFKRNATDKLLVDLHNDIVGLRNAQEKDMDGLFNAQGVLKQREEQLKQGLKEMQDEKEGLEQQLQMVLMNSDVLEGWLRENEGKATNLGNVDVDTAFEPCDSLSKQMLDCTASDLALEDVIYSLDKAIQGGAIPFDQYLRNIRLLSREQFFHRATASKVRAAQMQAQVANMAARTSQYAL, translated from the coding sequence ATGGAGCCTCCAAATCCCCAGCAATTCCAGCAATTTCTCAGCAGTGTTCTGTCTCAGCGTGGTCCAGCTGCACTTCCTTATGCTGAAGATGTGAAATGGCTGATTCGTCAACATCTCCTTTCTTTAATCGATATGTATCCTTCACTTCAGCCGAAAACTGCTTCATTTACTCATAATGATGGAAGGACTGTGAATCTATTGCAAGCTGTAGGTACTGTTCCGATGGTTTATCTAGATCGTACGTATAATATTCCGGTGATTATTTGGTTGATGGAATCTTACCCACGTCATCCGCCGTTGGTTTTTGTGAATCCGACTAGGGATATGGTTATTAAGAAACCTCATCCGTTTGTGAATCCATCTGGGATTGTGTCGATTCCGTATTTGCAGAATTGGATATACCCTAGTTCGAATCTTGTTGAATTGGTTCGTAATTTGAGTCATTTTTTTGGAAGGGATCCTCCGCTTTATGCCAAAGTACAAGCACATCCAtcaaaccctaaccctagtCCTAggcctacccctacccctaacCCTCATCCTCCGCCAAGTACGAGTTTTCCTAATCACAGCTCGCCAGTCGGGTCATATGGGATTCGGCCTGCGATACCTCCTCGGCCAGTTCAACAACCACCTTATGGTGCAGTGAAACATGATGATCCGGAGGAGGTTTTTAAGCGGAACGCGACAGATAAGCTGCTTGTTGACTTGCATAATGATATAGTTGGGTTGAGGAATGCACAGGAGAAGGATATGGATGGGTTGTTTAATGCTCAGGGAGTGTTGAAGCAGCGGGAGGAGCAGTTGAAACAAGGGTTAAAGGAAATGCAGGATGAGAAAGAGGGGTTGGAGCAGCAATTACAGATGGTTTTGATGAATAGTGATGTATTAGAGGGATGGCTGAGGGAGAATGAGGGGAAAGCGACCAATTTAGGGAATGTGGATGTGGATACGGCCTTTGAGCCGTGTGATAGTCTTTCCAAGCAGATGCTGGATTGCACGGCATCAGATTTGGCGTTAGAGGATGTGATTTATTCGTTGGACAAAGCTATACAAGGCGGGGCAATACCATTTGACCAGTACTTGAGGAACATCAGGTTGTTGTCCCGCGAACAATTCTTTCATCGTGCTACAGCATCAAAAGTTAGGGCTGCTCAGATGCAGGCTCAAGTTGCTAATATGGCTGCTAGAACATCACAATATGCATTGTGA